In Ignavibacteria bacterium, the genomic stretch TCAGAACATCTTCATTCGGTGGTTCGGACATTTGAAAGTCATTGACCCCAACAATTATTTTTTCTTTTTTCTCAATCGCTCTTTGGTAATCATACGCCGCGTTGCTTATTTCCGTTTGAACAAAATTCTTTTCAATGGCTTTCACTGCGCCGCCAAGTTGCTCAATTTTTTCAATATAATTCCATGCGCGCTGTTCAATTTCGCTTGTTAAATATTCAACATAATAACTCCCTGCAAGTGGGTCAACTGTTTGCGTAACTCCGCTTTCGCTACCAACGATTTGCTGCGTTCTCAACGCAATGCGAACAGATTTTTCCGTCGGAAGAGCAAGCGCTTCATCAAAACTATTCGTATGCAAACTTTGTGTTCCTCCCAGTACGGAAGCGAGCGTTTGCAACGTTACCCGAACAATATTATTTTCCGGTTGTTGAGCAGTTAACGTCGAACCCGCAGTCTGCGAATGAAAACGAAGTTTCATCGAGTTTTCATTCTTTGCTTGAAATCGTTCTTTCATTATTGTTGCCCACATTGTTCTTGCCGCTCGCAACTTTGCAACTTCTTCAAAAATATTATTGTGAATGTTGAAAAAAAACGAAAGCCGCGATGCAAATTCATCAACATTCAATCCTGCATCCATTGCGGCTTGAACGTATGCAATTCCGTTCGCAAGTGTGAACGCTACTTCCTGAACTGCCGTACATCCTGCTTCGCGCATGTGGTAACCAGAGATAGAAATGGTATTCCAATTCGGTAGTTCTGCGCTGCACCATTTGAAAATATCTGTTATCAAACGCATTGATTGCTTCGGTGGATAAATATACGTTCCGCGCGCAGTGTATTCTTTTAATATATCGTTTTGAATTGTTCCCGAAATTTTTTTGAGGTTCGCGTTTTGTTTTTTGGCAACGGCAACATACATCGCAAGCAGAATGGATGCCGTTGCGTTTATCGTCATTGATGTTGAAATTTTACCAAGTTGAATTTCACTGAAAAGCGTTTCCATATCTGCAAGCGAATCAATAGCAACGCCAACTTTTCCTACTTCTCCTTCGCTCATAATGTTATCACTGTCGTAACCGATTTGTGTCGGCAAATCAAAAGCAACGCTCAACCCTGTAACTCCCTGAGAAAGCAAATACCGATACCGTTGGTTTGATTCTTCTGCGGTTCCGAACCCGGCATATTGGCGCATTGTCCACAAACGCGAACGATACATTGACGAGTGTATTCCTCGTGTAAAAGGAAATTCTCCGGCTTTCTCTTCGCCAAGATACTCGGGAATTTCAATGTCGGAATCGGTATAAAATTTTTTTTCTTGGAACGTCATTTGACTTA encodes the following:
- a CDS encoding methylmalonyl-CoA mutase is translated as MTFQEKKFYTDSDIEIPEYLGEEKAGEFPFTRGIHSSMYRSRLWTMRQYAGFGTAEESNQRYRYLLSQGVTGLSVAFDLPTQIGYDSDNIMSEGEVGKVGVAIDSLADMETLFSEIQLGKISTSMTINATASILLAMYVAVAKKQNANLKKISGTIQNDILKEYTARGTYIYPPKQSMRLITDIFKWCSAELPNWNTISISGYHMREAGCTAVQEVAFTLANGIAYVQAAMDAGLNVDEFASRLSFFFNIHNNIFEEVAKLRAARTMWATIMKERFQAKNENSMKLRFHSQTAGSTLTAQQPENNIVRVTLQTLASVLGGTQSLHTNSFDEALALPTEKSVRIALRTQQIVGSESGVTQTVDPLAGSYYVEYLTSEIEQRAWNYIEKIEQLGGAVKAIEKNFVQTEISNAAYDYQRAIEKKEKIIVGVNDFQMSEPPNEDVLNIDEHIRVKQIARLNEVKKQRNRVFVEKSLSELHRAESMNENLMPHILNCVEEYCTLGEIADTLRNVWGEFQN